A single window of Cytobacillus dafuensis DNA harbors:
- a CDS encoding DUF2187 family protein: MQKEKNEFSDQKRANSGDIILFERKSNIYEGKVFLVRTNSVLVEISSKDAKTLGYEMPNTVVRHGKYSLV; encoded by the coding sequence ATGCAAAAAGAAAAGAACGAATTTTCTGATCAAAAGAGGGCAAATTCAGGGGATATTATTCTTTTTGAAAGAAAAAGTAACATATATGAAGGTAAAGTGTTTCTTGTTCGGACTAATAGTGTATTAGTCGAAATTTCAAGTAAGGATGCAAAAACTTTAGGATACGAAATGCCAAATACAGTTGTTCGGCATGGGAAATATAGTCTAGTATGA
- a CDS encoding HU family DNA-binding protein: MNKTELVKAVSTKAELTIKDAGNVVDAIFETITSTLAKEEKIQFIGFGTFEVRERSARKGRNPQTGEEIEIAASKVPAFKPGKELKEAVK; this comes from the coding sequence ATGAATAAAACAGAATTAGTGAAAGCTGTATCAACAAAGGCAGAGTTAACAATAAAAGATGCTGGGAATGTAGTTGATGCAATATTTGAAACAATTACTAGCACACTTGCTAAAGAAGAGAAAATCCAATTTATTGGATTTGGAACGTTTGAAGTTCGTGAACGATCTGCAAGAAAAGGTCGTAATCCACAAACAGGTGAAGAAATAGAAATTGCAGCTTCTAAAGTTCCAGCTTTTAAACCGGGTAAGGAATTAAAAGAAGCGGTTAAATAA
- a CDS encoding putative protein N(5)-glutamine methyltransferase has product MDNETEKCIINRLRSAGCVFAEDETRLLISEARTLEDLKKMVEMRAVGLPLEYIVGYAEFCGLRIELDRGVFVPRKRTEFLVHQAKALSFSGDIVVDLCCGSGAVGVALAASLGRVELYSVDIDPVAVRCAGRNVTDFSGHVFKGDLYKALPYSLKGHVNILVANVPYVPTEAIKLLPQEARLHEPKVALDGGEDGLDIQRRVAEEAILWLAPGGHLLIETSEMQAPQTFDIFSGAGLTTKVARDEELDATVVIGSNSIF; this is encoded by the coding sequence TTGGACAATGAAACGGAAAAATGTATAATTAACAGGCTTCGGAGCGCGGGGTGTGTTTTCGCAGAAGATGAGACCCGGTTACTTATCTCAGAGGCACGAACTCTAGAGGATCTCAAGAAAATGGTGGAAATGCGAGCCGTTGGTTTACCTCTTGAATATATTGTTGGATACGCAGAGTTCTGTGGTTTGCGGATAGAATTGGACCGAGGCGTTTTCGTGCCTCGAAAACGTACCGAGTTTCTTGTTCACCAGGCAAAAGCCCTGTCATTTTCTGGTGATATCGTCGTTGACCTATGTTGCGGGTCAGGTGCTGTGGGCGTAGCACTCGCTGCATCTTTAGGACGAGTTGAATTGTATTCTGTTGACATTGACCCTGTCGCAGTACGATGCGCTGGCCGCAACGTAACGGATTTCAGTGGCCATGTTTTTAAAGGTGACTTGTATAAAGCTCTGCCCTACTCACTTAAAGGCCATGTGAATATCCTAGTTGCGAACGTACCTTACGTTCCTACCGAGGCAATCAAGCTGCTGCCGCAGGAGGCTCGCCTACATGAACCGAAGGTGGCACTTGACGGAGGAGAGGATGGACTTGACATTCAGCGAAGAGTTGCAGAAGAAGCAATTCTCTGGCTAGCACCGGGAGGACATCTTTTGATAGAGACGAGCGAAATGCAGGCACCTCAGACCTTTGACATCTTTTCAGGTGCTGGGCTTACCACAAAAGTGGCTAGAGACGAGGAACTGGACGCTACTGTCGTGATCGGATCAAATTCTATTTTTTAG
- a CDS encoding sugar nucleotide-binding protein, whose translation MQKILILGVSGLVGRALLDEFTDEYDVYGTYFSSLTSLPDDKQFQLEVQQIDKLKEITSTIKPDIVISCLRGEFDQQLTFHKELAKVLQNNGSRVYYFSTTNVFDGDFSRSHTETDIPNAESDYGKFKIKCENMLKEILDERVVIIRIPAIWGKDSPRWKLINESIKNNKVIDVYSNLVCNNLLDVMLAKQLRFIIENDLKGTIHLGSADEMTQGQFYEQIISKLTSKKNLIQYRLYQDKVDTCYFRLISNRDDIPSTLQNTNQDIISYLLE comes from the coding sequence ATGCAAAAGATACTCATTCTTGGAGTAAGTGGTCTTGTAGGAAGAGCTTTATTAGATGAATTTACTGATGAATATGACGTATATGGAACGTATTTTTCTTCGTTAACTAGCCTCCCTGATGATAAGCAATTCCAATTAGAAGTTCAGCAAATAGATAAACTGAAGGAAATTACAAGCACAATTAAGCCCGACATTGTGATTTCTTGCCTAAGAGGAGAGTTTGATCAACAGCTTACGTTTCATAAAGAATTGGCTAAAGTATTACAAAATAATGGTAGTCGAGTTTATTACTTTTCTACGACAAATGTATTTGATGGGGACTTCTCAAGATCCCACACAGAAACAGATATACCTAATGCTGAATCAGATTATGGGAAGTTCAAAATTAAATGTGAAAACATGCTAAAAGAAATTTTGGATGAGCGAGTGGTCATTATCCGAATCCCGGCAATATGGGGGAAGGATTCACCAAGATGGAAATTAATCAATGAAAGCATAAAAAATAATAAAGTGATCGATGTGTACAGTAATCTCGTATGTAACAATCTTTTGGATGTAATGTTAGCAAAACAATTACGATTTATTATTGAAAATGATTTAAAGGGAACAATTCATTTAGGTTCAGCAGATGAAATGACTCAAGGTCAATTCTATGAACAAATTATAAGTAAACTCACGAGTAAAAAGAACCTTATACAATATCGTTTATATCAGGATAAAGTCGACACTTGTTATTTTAGGTTAATTTCAAATCGTGATGATATCCCAAGCACTCTACAAAATACGAATCAAGATATTATTTCGTACTTGCTGGAATAA